The Podospora pseudopauciseta strain CBS 411.78 chromosome 2 map unlocalized CBS411.78m_2, whole genome shotgun sequence genome has a window encoding:
- a CDS encoding uncharacterized protein (EggNog:ENOG503NV84; COG:T), whose protein sequence is MADEGVADHYQVLEELGRGSFGVVYKAIEKKTGETVAIKHIDLESSDDDIHEIQQEISVLSTCASTHVTQYKASFLRGHKLWIVMEYLGGGSCLDLLKPGVFPEVHIAIICRELLLGLEYLHAEGKIHRDIKAANVLLSETGKVKLADFGVAAQLTHMKSQRNTFVGTPFWMAPEVIQQNGYDFKADIWSLGITAIEFATGEPPHAQTHPMKVLFQIPKQDPPRLEGKFSKEFKDFIAQCLVKAPHLRPTAKELLKHRFIRSAGKVEALQELIYRKQVADAKTERVKMPVYYQETLQTLSPKDGADEWVFDTVKSVVQQQKRGTVRSRKPSVVHGIEDAMHKLDVKDGPLQPTTPSTVRKSTVRRQSLRQSQQANRQVSNGSPRASVAAKRPLQPDMSFGNSGSTMRLFRRVPSDTSTNPSHHGGSSPSDSFIYDNSENRPPTSYSYQAPVEPHSKEAFLGRRLYNKALEPCLDELHAQTAGSAKREALARLSDALAHLDAVDPEGSYHLLRSIMSTVSQDTKLSNAFVPQLPQQQQQQQQHHHQQQQQQQQQQQQQYQQQQQHKQTLSEGTPQGGTVVKDQRTKPAALQPPPGLSSSPTKLMISQDNPHLASHRRRRESNIGGAENALGIVNGGRGGGSPDKEAREREREARENRERDKEKMAMAALEAKFPGRPAVQGMEHCKALGDLLYARWTDGLRLRWGGVGGH, encoded by the exons ATGGCAGACGAAGGCGTCGCAGACCACTACcaggtgctggaggagctcgGCC GCGGTAGTTTTGGCGTGGTCTACAAGGCCATTGAGAAGAAGACAGGGGAGACAGTTGCGATCAAACAT ATCGATCTCGAGTCTAGTGACGATGATATCCATGAAATTCAGCAAGAAATATCCGTGCTCAGCACCTGCGCCAGCACTCATGTCACCCAGTACAAGGCCAGCTTTCTCCGTGGACACAAGCTGTGGATTGTGATGGAATATCTGGGAGGAGGGTCCTGCCTGGATTTG CTCAAACCGGGCGTGTTTCCAGAAGTCCATATTGCCATCATTTGCCGAGAACTGCTACTTGGTCTGGAATACCTCCACGCAGAGGGCAAGATTCATCGTGACATCAAGGCTGCCAATGTCTTGCTGTCAGAGACTGGAAAAGTCAAGCTTGCCGACTTTGGCGTTGCCGCCCAGCTGACGCATATGAAGTCGCAGCGCAACACCTTCGTTGGCACTCCCTTTTGGATGGCCCCTGAAGTCATCCAGCAGAATGGCTATGATTTCAAAGCGGATATCTGGTCCTTGGGCATCACGGCGATTGAGTTTGCGACTGGCGAGCCACCCCATGCTCAGACACATCCCATGAAAGTTCTCTTCCAGATCCCTAAGCAGGACCCCCCGAGGCTCGAAGGGAAGTTTAGCAAGGAGTTCAAGGACTTCATCGCACAATGTCTCGTCAAAGCACCGCATCTCCGGCCCACCGCAAAGGAACTGCTTAAGCATCGGTTCATCCGTTCAGCCGGCAAAGTGGAAGCTCTCCAGGAGCTCATATACCGCAAGCAAGTTGCCGATGCCAAGACGGAGCGTGTGAAGATGCCAGTGTACTATCAAGAGACGCTGCAAACTCTCTCGCCCAAGGATGGGGCAGACGAGTGGGTGTTTGACACGGTCAAATCAGTcgtccaacaacaaaaacgcGGTACAGTCAGGTCTAGAAAACCGTCTGTCGTTCACGGGATAGAGGACGCCATGCATAAGCTCGACGTCAAAGATGGGCCCCTCCAGCCCACCACTCCAAGTACCGTCCGGAAGTCGACAGTCCGCCGCCAGTCCCTCCGTCAAAGCCAGCAAGCCAACCGCCAGGTTTCCAACGGCTCACCCCGTGCGTCTGTTGCGGCTAAGCGGCCATTACAACCAGACATGTCGTTTGGTAACTCGGGCTCGACTATGCGTTTATTCCGGAGGGTACCATCTGACACATCGACCAACCCTTCACATCATGGCGGTTCCTCCCCCAGCGACTCGTTCATCTATGACAACAGCGAGAACAGACCACCAACATCGTACTCGTACCAAGCCCCGGTAGAACCGCACAGCAAAGAAGCCTTTTTAGGGAGAAGGCTCTACAACAAGGCTCTAGAACCCTGTCTAGACGAACTCCACGCCCAGACAGCAGGCTCAGCAAAAAGGGAGGCACTGGCGAGGTTATCTGACGCTTTGGCCCATCTAGATGCTGTCGACCCAGAGGGGTCCTATCACCTCCTCCGAAGCATCATGTCGACAGTATCTCAAGACACAAAGCTAAGCAATGCTTTTGTCCCGCAACtaccccaacaacaacaacaacaacaacaacatcatcatcaacaacaacaacagcagcagcagcagcagcagcagcaataccaacaacagcaacaacataAACAAACCCTCAGCGAGGGCACCCCCCAAGGAGGAACAGTCGTCAAAGACCAAAGAACAAAACCAGCAGCCttgcaaccaccaccagggtTGTCGAGCTCACCGACGAAGTTGATGATTTCACAGGATAACCCACATCTCGCGTCTCataggaggaggagggagagtaATATTGGCGGGGCGGAGAACGCGCTGGGGATCGTTaatgggggaaggggaggggggtcgCCGGATAAGGAAGCacgggagagagagagagaggcgaGAGAGAATAGGGAACGGGATAAGGAgaagatggcgatggcggcgttGGAGGCAAAGTTTCCGGGGAGGCCGGCGGTGCAGGGGATGGAGCATTGTAAGGCGCTGGGTGATTTGCTTTATGCTAGATGGACGgatgggttgaggttgaggtgggggggtgtggggggGCATTGA
- a CDS encoding uncharacterized protein (EggNog:ENOG503PZUH) produces MHFSTLFITLSAAAGLSLAAPTSHTDQSTCQRVKSESYKVHIATNSNEPVEPEVLTFSLPDGTHGTCFLIADFPAGYPNIDSGVEDGRSPFPINVVDFHSNEHSVKVGPVLGTFRIPSALPDKKTTKAVKLTIVSFPCEWIRLFIIEVAAIGLVDFELNDKSGLFVEYGKGIDGWEREVLVIRG; encoded by the coding sequence ATGCATTTCTcaaccctcttcatcaccctGTCAGCCGCTGCCGGCCTCTCCCTTGCGGCCCCCACCTCTCATACCGACCAATCCACTTGCCAGCGTGTGAAGTCGGAATCGTACAAGGTCCACATCGCCACCAACTCCAATGAACCCGTGGAACCCGAAGTCTTGactttctccctccccgacgGTACCCACGGCACCTGCTTTCTCATCGCCGACTTCCCGGCCGGCTATCCGAATATCGACTCTGGCGTTGAGGATGGCCGTAGCCCCTTTCCCATCAATGTGGTTGATTTCCACTCTAACGAACACAGCGTCAAAGTTGGCCCCGTCCTCGGTACATTTCGGATTCCTTCCGCCCTGCCCGACAAGAAGACCACAAAAGCGGTCAAATTGACCATCGTGAGTTTTCCTTGCGAGTGGATAAGGCTGTTTATAATCGAGGTTGCGGCCATAGGTCTGGTCGACTTCGAGCTGAATGACAAGAGCGGACTGTTTGTTGAGTATGGTAAAGGAATCGATGGTTGGGAGCGGGAGGTTTTGGTGATTCGGGGGTAA
- the CAF16 gene encoding CCR4-NOT regulatory complex component (EggNog:ENOG503NV4A; COG:Q; BUSCO:EOG09263X4B) has translation MAPASGPPSVVTNNLSYLFQDHSTGLSGITLSLPPRSRTLLIGANGAGKTTLLRLLAGKRLAPAGTITIGGNDPFKVGLEGVTYLGLEWVLNAIVRTDIGVDELLRSVGGDQYPDRRDELVAVLDIDTRWRMHAVSDGERRRVQLAMGLVRPWTILLLDEITVDLDVWSRSQFLSFLKKETEERECTVVYATHILDNLAGWPTHLVHMHLGTVVEWGTTEKMLESKLGGEKETGNSRLGELVLRWLKEDLDRRGPRDKLRRGPEGLSYNSGNLGIGGYGLESKSKLEEKR, from the coding sequence ATGGCCCCCGCTTCCGGCCCCCCCTCTGTAGTAACAAACAACCTCTCCTACCTCTTCCAAGACCACTCCACCGGCCTCTCAGGCAtaaccctctccctcccccccagaTCCCGCACCCTCTTGATCGGCGCCAACGGCGCAGGCAagaccaccctcctccgcctcctggCGGGAAAACGCCTAGCGCCAGCAGGCACAATCACCATCGGCGGCAACGACCCCTTCAAAGTCGGCCTCGAGGGCGTGACCTACCTCGGCCTGGAATGGGTCCTCAACGCCATCGTCCGCACCGACATCGGCGTCGACGAGCTCCTCCGCTCCGTCGGCGGGGACCAATACCCCGACCGTCGTGACGAGCTCGTCGCCGTTCTCGACATCGATACCAGGTGGAGGATGCACGCCGTTTCCGACGGCGAGCGCCGCAGGGTCCAGCTCGCCATGGGCCTAGTCCGGCCGTGGACGATCCTGTTATTGGATGAAATCACCGTCGACCTGGATGTCTGGTCCCGGAGTCAGTTTTTGAGCTTTTTGAAAaaggagacggaggagagggagtgcACGGTTGTGTATGCGACGCACATATTGGATAATTTGGCGGGGTGGCCGACGCATTTGGTGCATATGCATCttgggacggtggtggagtggGGGACGACGGAGAAGATGTTGGAGAGTAAACTGGGGGGGGAAAAAGAGACGGGAAACAGTCGGCTAGGGGAGTTGGTGTTAAggtggttgaaggaggaCTTGGATAGAAGGGGGCCGAGAGAcaagttgaggagggggccgGAGGGGTTGAGTTATAATTCGGGGAAtttggggattggggggtaTGGGTTAGAGAGTAAGAGcaagttggaggagaagagatgA